Proteins encoded together in one Actinomycetota bacterium window:
- a CDS encoding metallophosphoesterase, with amino-acid sequence MSVWLRRGVKAFLVLVLAALALLGLTLGFLHSPFFRYPTGDEFPPARIHRLIWPTIGCPALVTPGGVLEAELDLDGLEGAKWLEAEDFRASMRPARAELAGISRELEPLEARRGPSRRWPYRGAEGEGEEVWTVSFRVPGDAFPELYDLRVEVEAEGEGAAMSEEQPHALGIMEDGDDRFTFVTLSDIHVHERGNSSLFSRQTDRGLSDTGEPLFLYQAIEQLNLIRPDFVLMLGDFIRGQRRPGELLKEYERFYQALLELEVPAFLLPGNHDQYVNGIDGARWFEANLGPLYYSFDVGGCHFTCLDSYQWPEGDRVVMNKLFFMEPRRWQGQVLDAPAGEGYSAPGAQLSWLEKDLFDHAGSALRVVAMHHDPCTPEGRGYSYINVNYWGIYHAGGGGRGREELLELMALHRVHHVFGGHLHMDAVSSLPWEGGGGETVYSCQTCVYFGGGGWSEHYPGYRLVEVEDGGIVSFSYLDGTSSYPLYDGSHPGAVVDLDLLETPAVWAEEEDPGEGAVAGFAAGNFLAVPVRLRGLVLDTEASPSGRYEVEGADLIRAVALPGDGSRALLYLEVMVEAGVPGEAGDRPGVPSMKRGRVLPVQGR; translated from the coding sequence GTGAGCGTCTGGCTGCGGAGGGGCGTGAAGGCTTTTCTCGTCCTCGTCCTGGCGGCCCTGGCCCTGTTGGGATTGACCCTCGGCTTCCTGCACTCCCCTTTCTTCAGGTACCCCACCGGCGACGAGTTCCCCCCCGCGCGCATCCACCGGCTCATCTGGCCCACCATCGGCTGCCCAGCCCTGGTGACGCCCGGCGGAGTGCTGGAGGCGGAGCTGGACCTGGATGGCCTGGAGGGGGCGAAATGGCTGGAGGCGGAGGACTTCCGGGCCTCCATGCGCCCGGCGCGCGCGGAGCTCGCGGGCATCTCCCGCGAACTGGAGCCCCTGGAGGCGCGCAGGGGCCCTTCGCGGCGCTGGCCTTACCGCGGCGCGGAAGGAGAGGGCGAGGAGGTATGGACGGTCTCCTTCCGGGTGCCCGGGGACGCCTTCCCCGAGCTCTACGACCTGCGCGTGGAGGTGGAGGCGGAGGGTGAAGGCGCGGCAATGAGCGAGGAGCAGCCCCACGCCTTGGGGATCATGGAGGACGGCGATGACCGCTTCACCTTCGTCACCCTCTCCGACATCCACGTGCACGAGCGCGGCAACTCCTCCCTGTTCTCCCGGCAGACCGATCGGGGGCTCTCCGATACCGGCGAGCCGCTCTTCCTCTACCAGGCCATAGAGCAGCTCAACCTCATCCGGCCCGATTTTGTGCTCATGCTGGGCGATTTCATCCGAGGGCAGCGGAGGCCTGGGGAACTCCTGAAGGAATACGAGAGATTCTACCAGGCATTGCTGGAGCTCGAGGTCCCGGCGTTCCTGCTGCCCGGCAACCACGACCAGTACGTGAACGGCATCGACGGCGCGCGGTGGTTCGAGGCCAACCTTGGACCCCTCTATTATTCCTTCGACGTGGGGGGGTGCCATTTCACCTGCCTGGACTCCTACCAGTGGCCGGAGGGCGACCGAGTGGTGATGAACAAGCTCTTTTTCATGGAGCCGCGCCGCTGGCAGGGACAGGTGCTGGACGCGCCCGCCGGGGAGGGTTATTCGGCGCCCGGCGCGCAGCTCTCCTGGCTGGAAAAGGACCTCTTCGACCATGCCGGCTCCGCCTTGAGGGTGGTGGCCATGCACCACGATCCCTGCACCCCCGAGGGCAGGGGCTATTCCTACATCAACGTGAACTATTGGGGCATATACCACGCCGGAGGGGGAGGAAGGGGCAGGGAGGAGCTGCTGGAGCTCATGGCCCTGCACCGCGTGCACCACGTCTTCGGGGGACACCTGCACATGGACGCGGTGAGCTCGCTGCCCTGGGAGGGAGGCGGGGGAGAGACGGTCTATTCCTGCCAGACCTGTGTATATTTCGGCGGGGGCGGCTGGAGCGAGCATTATCCCGGCTACAGGCTGGTGGAGGTGGAGGACGGAGGCATCGTCTCGTTCTCCTACCTGGACGGGACGTCCTCATACCCACTCTACGACGGTTCGCATCCCGGCGCCGTGGTGGACCTGGACCTCCTGGAAACCCCCGCCGTCTGGGCCGAGGAGGAGGATCCCGGGGAAGGTGCCGTCGCCGGGTTCGCGGCGGGCAACTTTCTCGCCGTCCCGGTGCGTTTGCGGGGCCTGGTGTTGGATACGGAAGCGTCGCCCTCGGGGCGCTACGAGGTGGAGGGGGCGGACCTGATCCGGGCGGTCGCCCTTCCCGGCGATGGCAGCAGGGCGCTGCTCTATCTCGAGGTGATGGTGGAGGCGGGCGTGCCGGGAGAGGCGGGAGACCGACCCGGCGTTCCCTCCATGAAGAGAGGTCGGGTATTGCCGGTACAGGGGAGGTGA
- a CDS encoding MFS transporter, translating to MESGEESGAHPYRWVVLASFMFVAAITQLIWLNYAPIATETEKLMGVSELKVVLLATVFPLVYIPVSIPAGFIIDRKGFRYAVMVGAFLTAAFSFLRLFADNYALVLLGMVGVSVGQPFVLNSITKMVSTWFPGEESALANGLGTLSLFLGMIVAMAATPSLLKAFGEGEVSSLRWVVLVYSLAALTGFVLFALLGKARPPHPPRRSEADALGGEVSIDLGAVRALFRLRNFRILCAIILIGNGSFVGLMQLIEKILAPKGIGTTTAGNIGAAMVLAGVVGCILLPALSDRMMRRKPFLLLAAGAAIPTMLLLGILEGTPALFVVGGLLGFFLLSALPVLLAFSEETTGAHLTGTGTSVLLLLGNAGGVVITLAMEGIKGLTGGESGDFLWAMAFLSALFAVALLLGARLREEHA from the coding sequence ATGGAGAGCGGGGAGGAAAGCGGAGCCCATCCCTATCGCTGGGTGGTGCTTGCGAGCTTCATGTTCGTTGCGGCGATCACGCAGCTCATATGGCTGAACTACGCGCCCATCGCCACCGAGACCGAGAAGCTCATGGGGGTCAGCGAGCTCAAGGTGGTGCTGCTGGCCACCGTGTTCCCGCTCGTATATATCCCGGTATCCATACCGGCGGGCTTCATCATCGACCGCAAGGGGTTCCGCTACGCGGTGATGGTCGGCGCTTTTTTGACCGCGGCATTCTCTTTCCTGCGCCTCTTCGCCGACAACTATGCCCTTGTGCTGTTGGGGATGGTCGGTGTCTCCGTGGGCCAGCCCTTCGTGCTCAACAGCATCACCAAGATGGTCAGCACCTGGTTCCCGGGAGAGGAATCGGCTCTGGCCAACGGACTGGGGACCCTGTCCCTTTTCCTCGGCATGATCGTGGCCATGGCCGCCACCCCCTCGCTGCTCAAGGCCTTCGGCGAGGGGGAGGTATCCTCCCTGCGCTGGGTGGTGCTCGTCTACAGCCTGGCCGCTCTGACGGGCTTCGTTCTCTTTGCCTTGCTGGGAAAAGCGCGCCCGCCGCACCCTCCCAGACGCTCGGAGGCCGACGCCCTGGGAGGGGAGGTTTCCATAGACCTCGGCGCGGTGCGTGCCCTGTTCCGCCTGCGGAATTTCCGCATCCTGTGCGCCATCATCCTCATCGGAAACGGCTCTTTCGTGGGTCTTATGCAGCTCATCGAGAAGATCCTTGCTCCCAAGGGGATAGGGACCACCACGGCGGGGAATATCGGTGCGGCCATGGTGCTGGCCGGGGTGGTGGGCTGTATCCTGCTCCCGGCCCTCTCGGATCGGATGATGCGGCGCAAGCCTTTCCTGCTCCTGGCGGCGGGCGCCGCGATCCCCACCATGCTCCTGCTCGGGATCCTGGAAGGCACCCCCGCTCTTTTCGTCGTGGGGGGATTGCTGGGCTTCTTTCTCCTGAGCGCCCTGCCGGTACTGCTCGCCTTCTCGGAGGAGACCACGGGGGCTCATCTCACCGGCACCGGCACCAGCGTGCTCCTGCTGTTGGGCAACGCGGGCGGGGTGGTGATCACTCTGGCCATGGAGGGCATCAAGGGGCTCACGGGCGGCGAGTCGGGAGATTTCCTGTGGGCTATGGCCTTCCTGTCGGCGCTCTTCGCGGTGGCGTTGCTGCTGGGCGCACGCCTGAGAGAGGAGCACGCCTGA
- a CDS encoding DUF4125 family protein produces the protein MSWKEDLISGILEMEWEMLSSLQAEGGGASCREDPETFRIIRAAGFLTWSETTLASYLNDLRLAKSRGRNLMVEKYARMEGLIPPLNPEAASLIDRIVRKECLWAEEYLAANPGERLARPIYSHDDAPGVISSETYSRAELDTYSTQTLEYYYMDILAMASRGENRIAMAVDHMRRLACGEVADWRELLASQGGRGGSVGYAPCS, from the coding sequence ATGAGCTGGAAAGAGGACCTGATCTCGGGGATCCTGGAGATGGAATGGGAGATGCTCTCCTCGCTGCAGGCGGAGGGCGGCGGCGCTTCCTGCCGGGAGGACCCGGAGACATTCCGCATCATCCGCGCCGCCGGTTTCCTCACCTGGTCGGAGACCACCCTGGCCAGCTACCTCAACGACCTCAGGCTGGCGAAGTCCAGGGGGAGGAACCTCATGGTCGAGAAGTACGCCCGCATGGAGGGCCTGATCCCGCCCCTCAACCCCGAGGCGGCCTCGCTCATAGACCGCATCGTGCGCAAGGAGTGCCTGTGGGCGGAGGAGTACCTCGCGGCCAATCCCGGGGAGAGGCTGGCGCGCCCCATCTACTCGCACGACGATGCCCCGGGGGTGATCTCCTCCGAGACCTACTCCCGCGCGGAGCTGGATACTTATTCCACCCAGACTCTGGAATATTATTACATGGACATCCTTGCCATGGCCTCGCGGGGCGAGAACCGCATCGCCATGGCCGTCGACCACATGCGGCGCCTGGCCTGCGGGGAGGTGGCGGACTGGAGGGAGCTCCTGGCCTCGCAGGGAGGCCGAGGGGGGAGCGTCGGCTACGCGCCCTGTTCTTGA
- a CDS encoding GlsB/YeaQ/YmgE family stress response membrane protein, producing MSLIGWIVIGFFAGWLAGVATRTKERFGCLLNPVVGILGAFVGGFIFSYIRNEKVTFAFDWWSLFVAFVGACVLLLAVKLLAWIFSGRRKG from the coding sequence ATGTCCTTGATTGGCTGGATAGTGATCGGGTTCTTCGCGGGCTGGCTGGCGGGCGTCGCCACCCGCACCAAGGAGCGGTTCGGATGCCTGCTCAACCCCGTGGTGGGTATCCTGGGCGCCTTCGTGGGCGGTTTCATCTTCAGCTATATCCGCAACGAGAAGGTCACCTTCGCCTTCGACTGGTGGAGCCTTTTCGTAGCCTTTGTAGGCGCCTGCGTGCTGCTGCTGGCGGTGAAGCTGCTCGCCTGGATCTTCTCCGGCCGCCGCAAAGGCTGA
- a CDS encoding L-2-amino-thiazoline-4-carboxylic acid hydrolase — protein MAHYHHREEESWERFTFEFPYAEGLRRLREEVLEKTDFDPAVLWVWGTMQARAVIEVLKACEREFGEEGQRVVREALVEVGREVGRQMMGELEPPEGLSEAEMASFFATVVNCIAYASLEEPSIDSEDEVSFHILWCPHQDVYSAFDCRVQRYFVQGMLEAVREKGMLEGWQVRFTQTIPAGADTCRFVLWRAPGGERSRWEEYSEELERKALELAEEAERG, from the coding sequence ATGGCGCATTACCATCATCGTGAGGAGGAATCCTGGGAGAGGTTCACCTTCGAATTCCCCTACGCGGAGGGATTGAGGAGACTGCGCGAGGAGGTGCTGGAAAAGACCGACTTCGACCCCGCTGTGTTATGGGTATGGGGAACCATGCAGGCCAGGGCGGTGATCGAGGTCCTCAAGGCTTGCGAACGCGAGTTCGGGGAGGAGGGCCAGCGGGTGGTCAGGGAGGCCCTGGTGGAGGTGGGAAGGGAGGTCGGCCGTCAGATGATGGGAGAGCTGGAGCCTCCGGAGGGACTGAGCGAGGCGGAGATGGCCAGCTTCTTCGCCACCGTGGTTAACTGCATCGCCTACGCCTCGCTGGAGGAGCCGAGCATCGATTCCGAGGACGAAGTGAGCTTCCACATCCTTTGGTGCCCCCACCAGGACGTATATTCCGCCTTCGACTGCCGCGTGCAGCGCTACTTCGTGCAGGGCATGCTGGAGGCGGTGAGGGAAAAGGGAATGCTCGAGGGCTGGCAGGTGCGCTTCACCCAGACCATCCCCGCCGGCGCGGACACCTGCCGCTTCGTGCTCTGGCGCGCTCCCGGAGGCGAGAGGTCCCGGTGGGAGGAGTACAGCGAAGAGCTGGAGAGAAAAGCCCTGGAGCTGGCGGAGGAGGCGGAGAGGGGTTAG
- a CDS encoding 6-phosphofructokinase: MRIALLTGGGDSSAINAAIRAVVRKAIADGHEVIGIKRGWRGLVYDEVEPLFMGSVSGIIQRGGTILGTSRTNPFKIENGLENIMVNLRKHGIDAVIAIGGEDTNGVAHRLAEHGVKCVGIPQTIDNDLPGTDYSIGFDTAVAVATDALDKLHTTAFSHHRIMILEVMGRDAGWIALISGIAGGADSILIPEVPFALDDVVERIEKRRRMNKHFSIIVVSEGARPEGVEEQFVLDQKKDPFGHVRLGGIGNWLAEEIERATGYETRVTHLGHLQRGGTPTVFDRVLATRLGAYAVQMVEEGIFDHMACMCANRVKAVPYSEALAGTKQVDLELYELAQLFF, from the coding sequence GTGAGGATCGCGTTGCTTACGGGAGGCGGGGACAGTTCCGCCATCAACGCCGCCATCCGTGCGGTTGTGCGCAAGGCCATAGCCGACGGCCACGAGGTGATAGGTATAAAGCGCGGCTGGAGGGGACTCGTCTACGACGAGGTGGAACCGCTCTTCATGGGCTCCGTCTCGGGGATCATCCAGCGCGGAGGTACCATCCTGGGCACCTCCCGCACCAATCCCTTCAAGATAGAGAACGGCCTCGAGAACATCATGGTGAACCTGCGCAAACACGGCATAGACGCGGTGATAGCCATCGGCGGCGAGGACACCAACGGCGTCGCTCACCGCCTGGCGGAACACGGCGTGAAGTGCGTGGGAATCCCCCAGACCATCGACAATGACCTGCCGGGAACAGATTATTCCATCGGCTTCGACACCGCGGTGGCGGTGGCCACCGATGCCTTGGACAAGCTCCACACCACCGCCTTTTCGCACCACCGCATCATGATCCTGGAGGTCATGGGCAGGGACGCGGGCTGGATCGCCCTCATCTCCGGTATCGCCGGGGGAGCGGACAGCATCCTCATCCCTGAGGTGCCCTTCGCCCTCGACGACGTGGTGGAGCGCATCGAGAAGCGCCGCAGGATGAACAAGCACTTCTCTATCATCGTGGTCTCGGAGGGCGCGCGGCCGGAAGGGGTGGAGGAACAGTTCGTCCTGGACCAGAAGAAGGACCCCTTCGGCCATGTGCGCCTGGGCGGTATCGGTAACTGGCTCGCGGAGGAGATAGAGCGTGCCACCGGCTACGAGACCAGGGTGACCCACCTGGGGCACCTGCAGCGGGGGGGAACCCCCACCGTCTTCGACCGCGTGCTCGCAACCCGGCTGGGGGCCTACGCGGTGCAGATGGTGGAGGAGGGGATCTTCGACCACATGGCCTGCATGTGCGCCAACCGGGTGAAAGCGGTGCCCTACTCCGAGGCGCTGGCCGGCACCAAGCAGGTGGACCTCGAGCTCTACGAGCTCGCCCAGCTCTTCTTCTAG
- the fba gene encoding class II fructose-1,6-bisphosphate aldolase codes for MAFVTNAELLDRAMAGGYAVGAFNTNNLEITLSIVEAAVEERSPLILAVSPGAMKYAGVAYLAAIARVASESADVPMSLHLDHGTSLEEVKAALDHGFSSVMIDGSKLSFEENVALTRQAVEMARAAGASTEAELGRLVGVEDQISVSEREASMTDPDQAAEFVERTGIDSLAVSIGNAHGWYKGEPKLDFERLRAIRARVSIPLVLHGASGIPDEMIREACAIGVDKINIDTEVRDAFRQAVARFVNENPEQIDPRKILAPAREAMREVVARKMRLFGCAGRA; via the coding sequence ATGGCTTTCGTGACCAACGCGGAGCTGCTTGACCGGGCCATGGCCGGAGGTTACGCCGTAGGGGCCTTCAACACCAACAACCTGGAGATCACCCTCTCCATCGTGGAGGCGGCGGTGGAGGAGCGTTCGCCCCTCATCCTCGCCGTGTCCCCGGGGGCCATGAAGTACGCCGGCGTGGCCTACCTGGCGGCCATCGCCCGCGTGGCCTCGGAGTCCGCCGACGTGCCCATGTCCCTCCACCTGGACCACGGGACCAGCCTGGAGGAGGTCAAGGCGGCGCTCGACCACGGTTTTTCCTCGGTGATGATCGACGGCAGCAAGCTCTCCTTCGAGGAGAACGTCGCCCTCACTCGCCAGGCGGTGGAGATGGCGCGCGCTGCGGGCGCCTCCACCGAGGCGGAACTGGGGCGCCTGGTGGGGGTGGAGGACCAGATATCCGTTTCCGAGAGGGAGGCCTCCATGACCGATCCCGACCAGGCGGCGGAGTTCGTGGAGAGGACGGGGATCGACTCCCTGGCGGTCTCCATCGGCAATGCCCATGGATGGTACAAGGGCGAGCCGAAGCTGGATTTCGAACGCCTGCGCGCCATCCGCGCCCGGGTCTCCATCCCCCTGGTTCTGCACGGGGCGAGCGGCATCCCCGACGAGATGATCAGGGAGGCGTGTGCCATCGGCGTGGACAAGATAAACATCGACACCGAGGTGCGGGACGCCTTCCGGCAGGCGGTGGCCAGGTTCGTCAACGAGAACCCCGAGCAGATCGACCCACGCAAGATCCTCGCCCCGGCACGGGAGGCCATGCGGGAGGTGGTGGCGCGCAAGATGCGGCTCTTCGGCTGCGCCGGCCGCGCTTGA
- a CDS encoding enoyl-CoA hydratase/isomerase family protein: MEGEIFKVELEDGVACCSMNSPEDMNALSLKLGYPMVEGLTRVLEDESVRVIVLRGEGGHFCSGADLSLLGENLDPVFLNQSMTLLAEVILRLYEGPKPVITEVDGFAVGGGLGLALASDITYATERALFCMGFVRIAAAPDMGSSFFLAERVGIARAKEMAFTGRMVGAAEALEMGMVNRVVEHERISREVMDLAREIAGRSPETISTTKRMLNRSRLLELRTVLGLECSVQPVMLLSEEHRAAVRGILRRWERGLGARETTPPAEEE; the protein is encoded by the coding sequence ATGGAAGGCGAGATCTTCAAGGTGGAGCTCGAGGACGGCGTAGCCTGCTGCAGCATGAACAGCCCCGAGGACATGAACGCCCTCAGCCTCAAGCTCGGTTATCCCATGGTGGAGGGCCTCACGCGCGTACTGGAGGACGAGTCGGTGCGGGTGATCGTGCTGCGGGGCGAGGGGGGCCACTTCTGTTCCGGAGCCGACCTCAGCCTGCTGGGGGAGAACCTCGACCCCGTCTTTCTCAACCAGAGCATGACCCTCCTCGCTGAGGTCATCCTCCGGCTCTACGAGGGTCCCAAGCCGGTGATCACGGAGGTGGACGGCTTCGCGGTGGGGGGAGGCCTGGGGTTGGCCCTCGCCTCCGACATCACCTATGCCACGGAAAGGGCGCTCTTCTGCATGGGCTTCGTACGCATCGCCGCCGCGCCGGATATGGGGTCGTCGTTCTTCCTCGCCGAGAGGGTGGGCATCGCCAGGGCAAAGGAGATGGCCTTCACCGGGAGGATGGTGGGCGCTGCGGAGGCCCTGGAGATGGGGATGGTGAACCGGGTGGTGGAGCACGAGAGGATCTCGCGGGAGGTCATGGACCTGGCGCGGGAGATCGCCGGGAGGTCTCCGGAGACCATCTCCACCACCAAGCGCATGCTCAACCGCTCCCGCCTGCTGGAGCTGCGCACGGTGCTGGGACTCGAATGCAGCGTGCAGCCGGTGATGCTGTTGTCGGAAGAGCACCGCGCCGCCGTGCGCGGGATACTGCGGCGCTGGGAGCGAGGACTCGGCGCGCGCGAGACGACCCCTCCGGCGGAGGAAGAATAG
- a CDS encoding B12-binding domain-containing radical SAM protein, which translates to MRVALIYPDYYHSGCIEGEPQGRVHLGSGYLSAVLKRAGHDVAFLHLLEPTDRDAFLEWLTAQDAGLVAFSTTSLMFPKVRRMARWVKEETGLPVVTGGVHPTLDPLGTLEETSIDLVCVGEGEAALLELVEALEGRGEVDAVPSLMGRWRGREFANPVQPLLEDLDSLPFPDRSIFDMSRLAPDQRERITVMASRGCPYRCRYCSNHAQRSVYPDGGRYVRFRSVDNVLTEIEELAAYAEGVDHVRFDDDILTLRPAWFQEFVREYPRRVDLPFICNSRVDLLDEEKIAALKEAGCKTICMGIESGNPWLRKNVLGRRMSDQRILDAFRLCRKYGIGTVSLNMMGFPQEDFSMVLDTVKLNGRARPGITQITVFYPFPGTELYRDCREKGLFVDEDTDTLFTRRSALRLEGISEEQMELVSEYFTVLAWLYHGIFTLPDALSRPLERLTDQALSSGLIPHAWKKKACERLLSRLPWEWYMTTKY; encoded by the coding sequence ATGCGCGTAGCCCTGATATACCCGGACTACTATCACAGCGGCTGCATCGAGGGGGAGCCCCAGGGCAGGGTGCACCTCGGGAGCGGGTACCTCTCCGCGGTGCTCAAGCGCGCGGGGCACGATGTGGCCTTCCTGCACCTCCTGGAGCCCACCGACCGCGACGCCTTCCTGGAGTGGCTCACGGCCCAGGACGCCGGCCTGGTGGCCTTCTCCACCACCAGCCTCATGTTCCCCAAGGTGCGCCGCATGGCGCGATGGGTCAAGGAGGAGACGGGGCTCCCGGTGGTGACGGGAGGGGTGCATCCCACCCTGGACCCCCTCGGGACCCTGGAGGAGACGAGCATCGACCTGGTGTGCGTGGGCGAAGGGGAGGCGGCCCTGCTGGAGCTGGTGGAGGCGCTGGAGGGGCGCGGGGAGGTGGACGCGGTCCCGAGCCTCATGGGAAGGTGGCGGGGAAGGGAGTTCGCCAATCCGGTGCAGCCCCTGCTGGAAGACCTTGACAGCCTTCCCTTCCCGGACCGCTCCATCTTCGACATGTCGCGCCTGGCGCCGGACCAGCGCGAGCGCATCACGGTGATGGCCTCGCGCGGTTGCCCCTACCGCTGCCGCTACTGCTCCAACCACGCCCAGAGGAGCGTCTATCCGGACGGGGGCCGCTATGTGCGCTTCCGCAGCGTGGACAACGTGCTCACGGAGATCGAGGAGCTGGCGGCGTACGCAGAGGGCGTGGACCACGTGCGCTTCGACGACGACATCCTCACCCTGCGCCCCGCCTGGTTCCAGGAGTTCGTGCGGGAATATCCGCGCCGCGTGGACCTCCCCTTCATCTGCAACTCCCGGGTGGACCTCCTCGACGAGGAGAAGATCGCTGCCCTCAAGGAGGCCGGGTGCAAGACCATATGCATGGGCATCGAGAGCGGCAACCCCTGGCTGAGGAAAAACGTCCTCGGCCGCAGGATGAGCGACCAGCGCATCCTGGACGCCTTCCGGCTCTGCCGCAAGTACGGCATCGGGACCGTCTCCCTGAACATGATGGGGTTCCCCCAGGAGGACTTTTCCATGGTCCTGGACACGGTGAAGCTCAACGGGCGCGCCCGGCCCGGCATCACCCAGATCACCGTCTTCTACCCCTTCCCGGGCACCGAGCTCTACCGCGACTGCAGGGAAAAGGGCCTGTTCGTGGACGAGGACACCGACACCCTGTTCACCCGCCGCTCCGCCCTCAGGCTGGAGGGGATCAGCGAGGAGCAGATGGAGCTGGTGAGCGAGTACTTCACCGTCCTCGCCTGGCTCTACCACGGCATCTTCACCCTCCCGGACGCGCTCTCCCGACCCCTAGAACGCCTGACGGACCAGGCACTGTCCAGCGGGCTCATCCCCCACGCATGGAAGAAGAAGGCCTGCGAACGCCTCCTTTCCCGCCTGCCTTGGGAATGGTACATGACCACCAAGTATTAG
- a CDS encoding class E sortase: MRGRKGTMVAVLMTAAVMVAAALIIPYLYRRARDASSGSPDGETRPQDYRPLTHDELLGPPLTFETPAFISIPAVGIDEEVREGSDDEEELYAILALGPIHLPHTGFPGWPGNCVISGHRTTKTRPFNRLDELKPGDAVFIRNPRGVYEYRVTELRYIDPSENVTLYTSEPTLTLTTCAPEGDATLRLVVRASLQGFTPVEEMEE; encoded by the coding sequence ATGCGCGGGCGCAAGGGAACCATGGTGGCTGTGCTCATGACCGCCGCGGTGATGGTGGCGGCGGCTCTGATCATCCCCTATCTTTACCGGCGCGCGCGCGACGCGTCCTCCGGGAGCCCGGACGGGGAGACCCGGCCCCAGGACTACAGGCCCCTCACCCACGACGAACTGCTCGGTCCGCCCCTCACCTTCGAGACGCCCGCCTTTATCAGCATCCCGGCGGTGGGCATCGACGAGGAGGTGCGCGAGGGCAGCGACGACGAGGAAGAGCTCTATGCCATCCTCGCCCTGGGGCCTATCCACCTCCCCCACACCGGCTTTCCTGGCTGGCCGGGCAACTGCGTGATCTCCGGTCACCGCACCACCAAGACCAGGCCCTTCAACCGCCTGGACGAGCTGAAGCCCGGGGACGCGGTGTTCATCCGCAACCCGCGCGGGGTCTACGAATACCGTGTCACGGAGCTGCGCTACATAGACCCCAGCGAGAACGTGACCCTCTACACCTCCGAACCCACCCTCACCCTCACCACCTGCGCCCCCGAGGGAGACGCCACCCTGCGTCTGGTGGTGAGGGCCTCCCTGCAAGGCTTCACCCCCGTGGAGGAGATGGAGGAATAG